A section of the Rhizobium sp. ACO-34A genome encodes:
- a CDS encoding carbohydrate kinase: protein MTDTKYERVAVIDIGKTNAKVVLLDGKSGAEIAVRKTPNTVIAAPPYPHYDIEALWSFIQATLAEFARAPGFDAISITTHGASAVLLGKDGKLALPVLDYEFEYPQEIRDAYARLRPEFSETCSPALSAGLNLGAQLHFQKSAFPEAFERVWAILTYPQYWAWRLSGVVANEATSLGCHTDLWNPAKGEFSSLVDRLGIRDRMAPIRSAFDALGPVRPELCAVLGLERPVPVYCGIHDSNASLLPHLVSCEPPFSVVSTGTWVVCFATPGNLGALTPERDSLANVNAFGKATPSARFMGGREFEVLTQGLTVPNGDLDEVVDTVIGKSLMILPNVVEGSGPFPGRRMQWIGSPASDAEKVVAASLYMALMTEVCLDLIGAAGQIVVEGPMSRNSVYLKALASATGREVAIQAGDSLSGTALGAAMLTGMRPEVSGAIRHEPSLDLGGYREQWRRAVEVG, encoded by the coding sequence ATGACGGATACGAAATACGAACGGGTTGCCGTCATCGATATCGGCAAGACCAATGCCAAGGTGGTCTTGCTGGATGGGAAAAGCGGCGCCGAAATCGCAGTGCGCAAGACGCCCAACACCGTCATCGCCGCGCCGCCCTATCCGCATTATGATATCGAAGCGCTCTGGTCCTTCATTCAGGCCACGCTTGCAGAATTCGCTCGGGCTCCAGGCTTCGACGCGATTTCCATCACCACTCACGGTGCGAGCGCGGTGCTGTTGGGCAAGGACGGAAAACTGGCGCTGCCGGTGCTCGATTACGAGTTCGAATACCCGCAAGAAATCCGCGACGCCTATGCAAGGCTCCGGCCGGAATTCTCCGAGACATGTTCGCCCGCCCTTTCTGCGGGCCTCAATCTCGGTGCGCAACTGCATTTCCAGAAGAGCGCCTTTCCGGAGGCGTTCGAACGCGTCTGGGCCATTCTCACCTATCCGCAATACTGGGCGTGGCGGCTGAGCGGGGTGGTAGCCAACGAGGCGACGTCGCTCGGGTGCCACACGGATCTCTGGAACCCCGCGAAAGGCGAATTCTCATCGCTGGTGGATCGTCTCGGCATCCGCGACCGCATGGCTCCGATCCGTTCGGCCTTCGACGCTCTAGGACCTGTACGGCCTGAGCTTTGCGCGGTGCTGGGGTTGGAACGTCCGGTGCCTGTCTATTGCGGCATTCACGATTCCAACGCATCGCTGCTGCCTCATCTTGTTTCCTGCGAACCGCCCTTCTCGGTGGTTTCGACAGGTACCTGGGTGGTGTGCTTTGCGACGCCGGGCAATCTCGGTGCCCTGACGCCGGAACGCGACAGTCTCGCCAACGTCAATGCCTTCGGCAAGGCCACGCCTTCGGCGCGCTTCATGGGCGGCCGGGAATTTGAGGTTTTGACGCAGGGCCTCACCGTGCCGAACGGCGATCTGGATGAAGTCGTCGATACGGTCATCGGCAAGTCGCTGATGATCCTGCCGAATGTCGTCGAGGGTTCCGGTCCATTTCCGGGACGCCGGATGCAATGGATCGGTTCTCCCGCTTCCGATGCGGAAAAGGTCGTTGCTGCTTCGCTCTACATGGCGCTGATGACCGAGGTCTGCCTCGATCTGATCGGAGCGGCGGGACAGATCGTCGTCGAAGGGCCGATGAGCCGGAACAGTGTCTATCTGAAGGCGCTGGCGTCAGCGACGGGCAGGGAAGTCGCTATCCAGGCCGGCGATTCACTGAGCGGTACGGCGCTCGGGGCGGCCATGCTGACCGGTATGCGACCGGAGGTTTCCGGAGCGATACGGCATGAGCCGTCGCTTGATCTCGGTGGCTATCGGGAACAGTGGCGCCGGGCGGTGGAGGTCGGCTGA
- a CDS encoding ABC transporter substrate-binding protein → MYKAKIILATLALAGSTSIANAEEVNLWVRTSSGAVLQALAEQYNAKHEDKVTVTQITAEQMVPKLGAAIAGGSPPEGAVLDLIYLPTFAANDSLEDITDFVKGLPYADTLSPSHVRLATYDGKIYGVPALPDASIIAYNTDLFEKAGLDPKKAPASLEEIAEDAKKIHALGDDTYGFYFVANSGSWLIYDFLPHIWAAGADILSEDGRQATVDTPALKDTFAAYRDMWSAGAIHPTSRSGNGNNAVEAFASGKVGVLMTGSYIVNLLTSKYPDVKFDVAPIPGPKGGASSFAGGDSLALIKGVSEEKKKVLLDFVDFYMQPEQQVFITKESGMPSRTDLADQAYAQFDKRNLVAYDILAKARTPYTFSSDELFVSRTGPFLNLIQGAIFGDDVDGAVKKAQDEFTKILDRTNP, encoded by the coding sequence ATGTACAAGGCGAAAATAATCCTCGCTACCCTGGCTCTTGCAGGGTCGACGTCCATTGCGAATGCCGAGGAGGTCAATCTCTGGGTCCGCACGTCTTCCGGCGCTGTCCTTCAGGCGCTTGCGGAACAGTACAATGCCAAGCATGAGGACAAGGTCACAGTCACCCAGATCACGGCCGAGCAGATGGTTCCGAAGCTCGGCGCGGCGATTGCCGGCGGCTCCCCGCCGGAAGGTGCAGTTCTCGACCTGATTTATCTTCCGACCTTTGCCGCCAATGACAGCCTGGAAGACATTACCGATTTCGTGAAGGGGCTGCCTTACGCCGACACGCTGAGCCCGTCGCACGTCCGCCTCGCCACCTATGACGGCAAGATCTATGGCGTGCCCGCCCTGCCGGATGCCTCGATCATCGCCTACAACACCGACCTCTTCGAAAAGGCTGGCCTCGACCCGAAGAAGGCTCCGGCCTCGCTGGAGGAAATCGCCGAGGACGCCAAGAAGATCCATGCGCTCGGTGACGACACCTACGGCTTCTATTTCGTTGCCAATTCGGGAAGCTGGCTGATCTATGACTTCCTGCCGCACATCTGGGCCGCCGGCGCCGACATCCTCAGTGAGGACGGCCGTCAGGCAACCGTGGATACGCCTGCGCTGAAGGATACCTTCGCGGCCTATCGTGACATGTGGTCCGCCGGCGCGATCCATCCGACCTCGCGTTCGGGCAACGGCAACAATGCCGTCGAAGCCTTCGCCTCGGGTAAGGTCGGCGTGCTGATGACCGGCTCCTACATCGTCAATCTTCTGACCAGCAAATATCCGGACGTAAAATTCGATGTTGCTCCGATCCCAGGCCCGAAGGGTGGTGCGTCGAGCTTCGCCGGCGGTGACTCGCTTGCCCTGATCAAGGGTGTCAGCGAAGAGAAGAAGAAGGTCCTTCTCGACTTCGTCGATTTCTACATGCAGCCGGAACAGCAGGTGTTCATCACCAAGGAATCCGGCATGCCGTCGCGCACCGATCTTGCCGATCAGGCCTATGCCCAGTTCGACAAGCGCAACCTCGTTGCCTATGACATCCTGGCTAAGGCGCGCACGCCCTACACCTTCTCCTCGGATGAGCTGTTCGTCAGCCGCACCGGTCCTTTCCTCAACCTGATCCAGGGCGCGATCTTCGGTGACGATGTCGATGGCGCGGTGAAGAAGGCGCAGGACGAGTTCACCAAGATCCTCGACCGTACCAACCCTTGA
- a CDS encoding branched-chain amino acid ABC transporter permease, with protein MTVAASENVVTRRQIPDRLGTPFKRLMGSWEVLLFGVAVVIFIANSLASPYFLDAWNLSDATFNFTEKAMIAFAMALLIIAGEIDLSVAAIIALASTAMGAAVQMGVGTPGLVVIGIGVGLACGAFNGLMVAGLKLPSIVVTIGTMSLFRGISYIVLGDQAYGKYPADFGYFGQGYVFWVFSFEFVLFLVLAGAFAILLHATNFGRQVYVIGNNPLAARFSGIPVERVKFILFVLTGLMSGIAAVCLTSRLGSTRPSIAQGWELEVVTMVVLGGVSILGGAGTIAGVVIAAFVMGLVTFGLGLLNVPGIVMSIFIGLLLIVTIALPIIGRRIRNARKS; from the coding sequence ATGACCGTCGCAGCTTCGGAAAACGTCGTGACACGCCGCCAGATTCCGGATCGGCTGGGCACACCCTTCAAGCGGTTGATGGGAAGCTGGGAAGTTCTGCTGTTCGGCGTCGCCGTGGTGATCTTCATCGCCAATTCGCTGGCTTCGCCCTACTTCCTCGATGCCTGGAACCTGTCGGACGCGACCTTCAACTTCACCGAAAAGGCGATGATCGCCTTCGCCATGGCGCTGCTCATCATCGCCGGCGAAATCGATCTTTCGGTCGCCGCCATCATCGCGCTTGCATCGACCGCCATGGGCGCCGCCGTTCAGATGGGTGTCGGCACGCCCGGCCTCGTCGTCATCGGCATCGGCGTCGGCCTTGCCTGCGGCGCGTTCAACGGGCTGATGGTTGCGGGGCTGAAACTGCCGTCCATCGTCGTCACCATCGGCACGATGAGCCTTTTCCGTGGCATTTCCTATATCGTGCTCGGCGATCAGGCCTATGGTAAATATCCTGCCGATTTCGGCTATTTCGGCCAGGGCTATGTCTTCTGGGTGTTCTCCTTCGAATTCGTGCTCTTCCTCGTTCTCGCCGGTGCCTTCGCCATTCTTCTGCATGCGACGAATTTCGGCCGGCAGGTCTATGTGATCGGCAACAATCCGCTTGCGGCACGTTTCTCCGGCATTCCGGTCGAGCGGGTGAAATTCATCCTGTTCGTGCTCACCGGCCTGATGAGCGGTATCGCGGCCGTCTGCCTCACTTCTCGCCTCGGCTCGACCCGTCCTTCGATCGCTCAGGGCTGGGAGCTTGAGGTCGTGACCATGGTGGTCCTCGGCGGCGTCTCGATCCTCGGCGGTGCGGGCACCATCGCGGGCGTCGTCATCGCCGCTTTCGTCATGGGTCTCGTCACCTTCGGCCTTGGCCTTCTCAACGTTCCGGGCATCGTCATGTCGATCTTTATCGGCCTGCTTCTGATTGTCACCATCGCGTTGCCCATCATCGGCCGCCGCATTCGCAACGCGAGGAAGAGCTGA
- a CDS encoding aldehyde dehydrogenase, with translation MTVDIGNRLRHLRMAHNLSQRELAKRAGVTNSTISLIESNASNPSVGALKRILDGIPIGLAEFFAFEPEKPRKAFYAAEELVEIGKGAISYRQIGESLFGRSLQILKECYQPGADTGKVPLVHEGEEGGIVLSGRLEVTVDDERRILGAGDAYYFESRRPHRFRCVGPVPCEVISACTPPTF, from the coding sequence ATGACGGTCGATATCGGCAACAGGCTTCGCCATTTGCGCATGGCGCATAATCTCTCGCAGCGCGAACTTGCCAAGCGGGCAGGGGTGACCAACTCGACGATTTCGCTGATCGAGTCGAATGCGTCCAACCCATCCGTCGGTGCATTGAAGCGTATTCTGGACGGTATTCCGATCGGTCTTGCGGAGTTTTTCGCCTTCGAGCCGGAAAAACCGCGCAAGGCATTTTATGCGGCAGAGGAACTGGTGGAAATCGGCAAGGGCGCGATTTCCTATCGCCAGATCGGCGAGAGCCTTTTCGGGCGAAGCCTGCAGATCCTGAAGGAGTGCTACCAGCCGGGCGCCGATACTGGCAAGGTGCCGCTGGTGCATGAGGGGGAAGAGGGCGGCATCGTGCTTTCCGGCCGGCTGGAAGTGACCGTGGACGACGAAAGGCGCATTCTCGGTGCGGGTGACGCCTATTATTTCGAAAGCCGCCGGCCGCATCGGTTCCGCTGTGTCGGACCGGTTCCCTGTGAGGTCATCAGCGCCTGCACGCCGCCGACCTTCTGA
- a CDS encoding L-rhamnose mutarotase: MSELEKHAFKMQLNPGMEAEYRKRHDEIWPDLVDLLHEAGVSDYSIHLDRETNTLFGVLTRPKTHGMASLPEHPVMKRWWAHMADIMASNPDNSPVATDLVTVFHLP; encoded by the coding sequence ATGTCCGAGCTGGAAAAGCACGCCTTCAAGATGCAGCTCAATCCGGGGATGGAGGCCGAATACCGGAAGCGTCATGACGAGATCTGGCCGGATCTCGTGGACCTTCTGCATGAGGCCGGCGTCAGCGATTATTCTATTCATCTGGACCGGGAGACCAACACGCTGTTCGGTGTCCTGACGCGCCCGAAGACCCATGGCATGGCGAGCCTTCCGGAGCATCCGGTGATGAAGCGCTGGTGGGCTCACATGGCCGATATCATGGCGAGCAATCCGGACAATTCACCGGTCGCCACCGATCTGGTCACGGTGTTCCACCTGCCATGA
- a CDS encoding aspartate aminotransferase family protein, with product MDHRSKANAPVLDNFWMPFTANRQFKATPRLLAEAEGMYYTDIDGNKVLDGTAGLWCCNAGHGRKKIVEAVERQIRTLDFAPTFQMGHPAAFDFAAKLAAHAPGGAAAQLDRVFFTGSGSESVDTALKIAIAYQRAIGQGTRTRIIGREKGYHGVGFGGISVGGLVNNRRMFPQIPADHMRHTLDLERNAFSKGLPQHGIELAEDLERLVALHGAETIAAVIVEPMSGSAGVILPPKGYLERIRAIADKYGILVIFDEVITGFGRLGTPFATDYFGVTPDLVTTAKGITNGTIPMGAVFASRKVYDGLMVGPENAIELFHGYTYSGHPVACAAGLATMEIYEEEGLLTRAAGLEEYWQEALHSLKGQPHIIDIRNIGLVGAIELAPRDGAPGTRAYDVFVDCFKKGTLIRVTGDIIALSPPLIVEKEQIDTIVSTIADALKRAA from the coding sequence ATGGACCACCGCAGCAAAGCCAACGCCCCCGTCCTCGACAATTTCTGGATGCCTTTCACCGCGAACCGGCAGTTCAAGGCCACGCCGCGGTTGCTGGCTGAAGCGGAAGGCATGTATTACACCGACATCGACGGCAACAAGGTGCTCGACGGCACCGCCGGCCTGTGGTGTTGCAACGCCGGCCACGGCCGCAAGAAGATCGTCGAAGCCGTTGAACGCCAGATCCGTACTCTGGATTTCGCCCCGACCTTCCAGATGGGCCATCCGGCCGCTTTCGATTTCGCCGCCAAGCTTGCGGCCCACGCACCGGGTGGCGCTGCCGCCCAGCTCGACCGCGTGTTCTTCACCGGCTCCGGCTCCGAATCCGTCGATACCGCCCTCAAGATCGCCATCGCCTATCAGCGTGCAATCGGCCAGGGCACCCGTACCCGCATCATCGGTCGTGAAAAGGGCTATCACGGCGTAGGTTTCGGCGGCATTTCCGTCGGCGGCCTCGTCAACAACCGTCGTATGTTCCCGCAGATCCCTGCCGACCACATGCGCCACACGCTGGACCTCGAGCGCAACGCCTTCTCCAAGGGCCTGCCGCAGCACGGCATCGAACTGGCGGAAGATCTGGAACGGCTGGTCGCGCTTCACGGCGCTGAAACGATCGCTGCCGTCATCGTCGAGCCGATGTCCGGTTCGGCCGGCGTCATCCTGCCGCCGAAGGGTTATCTGGAGCGCATTCGTGCCATTGCCGACAAATACGGCATCCTGGTAATCTTCGACGAAGTCATCACCGGTTTCGGCCGCCTCGGCACGCCGTTCGCTACCGATTACTTCGGCGTAACGCCGGATCTCGTCACCACGGCAAAGGGCATCACCAACGGCACGATCCCGATGGGCGCCGTCTTCGCCAGCCGGAAGGTCTATGACGGTCTGATGGTCGGTCCGGAAAACGCCATCGAACTGTTCCATGGCTACACCTATTCCGGTCATCCGGTCGCCTGCGCCGCCGGTCTCGCCACCATGGAAATCTACGAGGAAGAAGGCCTGCTGACGCGCGCCGCCGGCCTTGAGGAATACTGGCAGGAAGCCCTGCACTCGCTGAAGGGCCAGCCGCACATCATCGACATCCGCAACATCGGTCTCGTCGGCGCAATCGAACTTGCACCGCGCGATGGCGCTCCGGGCACCCGCGCCTATGACGTTTTCGTCGATTGCTTCAAGAAGGGCACCCTGATCCGCGTTACCGGCGACATCATCGCGCTCTCCCCGCCGCTCATCGTCGAAAAGGAACAGATCGACACGATCGTTTCGACGATTGCGGACGCCCTGAAGCGCGCTGCCTGA
- a CDS encoding LacI family transcriptional regulator, whose amino-acid sequence MKNEQPRRTTIHDVAKAAGVSIATVSKALNNNGRMQPETRDRIKRAAAELGFRPNALARGLLSKRSFTVGLLTNDAYGRFSLPMMAGVSEALVDHGVSVFLCATNDDPALTRLHIEALLDKQVDGIVFSATRLDRRPHMDLSSLPIPVVYVFAEGPPGSVVIIPDDYQGARIAVQHLIDKGRRRIAHITGPDDYRAVRVRAEAYRDLCGGDEPVLFGEWEESWGHQAVDLLWSRDQAPPDALFCGNDQIARGAIDALRDRNIAIPEDVSVVGFDNWEIVAEQTRPPLTTIDMGMKELGRQAGLAVLTLSKGQSMSGGTRKLPCSLVVRQSS is encoded by the coding sequence ATGAAAAACGAGCAGCCGAGGCGAACGACCATCCATGACGTGGCGAAAGCCGCCGGCGTCAGCATAGCCACCGTCTCGAAAGCGCTGAACAACAACGGCAGGATGCAGCCGGAAACCCGGGATCGCATCAAGCGCGCAGCCGCCGAACTGGGTTTCCGGCCGAACGCGCTGGCGCGCGGCCTGCTCAGCAAGCGCAGCTTCACCGTCGGCCTTCTCACCAACGACGCCTATGGCCGTTTCTCACTGCCGATGATGGCCGGTGTCTCGGAAGCGCTTGTGGACCACGGCGTTTCTGTCTTCCTGTGTGCCACAAATGACGACCCGGCCCTGACGCGGCTGCACATCGAGGCTCTGCTCGACAAGCAGGTCGATGGCATCGTCTTTTCAGCGACGCGCCTCGACCGACGCCCCCACATGGACTTGTCGAGCCTGCCGATCCCGGTGGTCTATGTCTTTGCCGAGGGACCGCCCGGCAGCGTGGTCATCATCCCCGACGACTATCAGGGAGCCCGAATTGCCGTTCAGCATCTGATCGACAAGGGCCGCAGGCGGATCGCCCATATCACCGGACCCGACGATTATCGCGCCGTGAGGGTGCGCGCGGAGGCCTATCGCGATCTCTGCGGCGGAGACGAGCCGGTCCTGTTCGGGGAATGGGAGGAAAGCTGGGGCCATCAGGCCGTGGACCTTCTATGGTCGCGCGACCAGGCACCGCCGGACGCCCTCTTCTGCGGCAACGACCAGATCGCGCGCGGCGCCATCGATGCGCTACGCGATCGCAACATCGCAATTCCCGAAGATGTTTCCGTCGTCGGCTTCGACAACTGGGAGATCGTCGCCGAACAAACCCGACCGCCATTGACGACGATCGACATGGGAATGAAGGAACTGGGACGTCAGGCAGGGCTCGCGGTGCTGACCCTTTCCAAGGGGCAGTCAATGAGCGGCGGTACGCGCAAGCTGCCTTGCAGCCTCGTGGTGCGCCAATCGAGCTAG